In one window of Buchnera aphidicola (Schlechtendalia chinensis) DNA:
- the coaE gene encoding dephospho-CoA kinase (Dephospho-CoA kinase (CoaE) performs the final step in coenzyme A biosynthesis.) produces the protein MTYIVALIGGIGSGKTTISNLFEKIGIKIIDADIITRNVLKNDKNVINEILNKFGPKCLNIDKTINRKYLKNYIFSHNLEKSWLEKILHPIIIKRMKEDLNIVKTPWCLWVVPLLIEMKLYKYANRILLIDTPVSEQIKRITKRDKIDKIQAKLIISSQVTREERFLFANDIINNTKTIKILKMHAKNLNEHYLKLSKSII, from the coding sequence ATGACTTACATTGTAGCGCTTATTGGAGGGATTGGTAGTGGAAAAACTACCATATCTAACTTGTTCGAAAAGATTGGCATAAAAATAATAGATGCTGACATAATTACAAGAAACGTTTTAAAAAATGACAAAAACGTAATTAATGAAATTTTAAATAAATTTGGACCAAAATGTTTAAACATAGATAAGACGATAAATAGGAAATATTTAAAAAATTACATATTTTCTCATAACTTAGAAAAATCATGGTTAGAAAAAATATTGCACCCAATCATAATTAAAAGAATGAAAGAAGATTTAAACATTGTAAAAACTCCATGGTGCTTATGGGTAGTTCCTTTATTAATAGAAATGAAACTTTATAAATACGCAAATAGAATATTATTAATAGACACACCTGTAAGTGAACAAATAAAAAGAATCACAAAAAGAGACAAAATTGACAAAATACAAGCTAAATTAATTATATCTTCTCAAGTAACTCGAGAAGAACGTTTCCTATTTGCTAACGATATTATAAATAATACTAAAACAATAAAAATTTTAAAAATGCATGCAAAAAATTTAAATGAGCATTATTTAAAATTATCAAAAAGTATAATTTAA
- a CDS encoding GMP reductase produces the protein MRIEEDVKLGFKDVLIRPKRSTLKSRSQVDLTRNFTFKNSGKVWTGIPLIASNMDTVGTFRMVRVLSSFHVLTAVHKYYSYTHWKNFVCSISETLLKYVVVSTGMSENDFIKLKKIFSLSSKLQYICIDVANGYTEQFVAFLKRVREYFSDKIICAGNVVTGEMVEELILSGADIVKVGIGSGSVCTTRVKTAIGYPQLSAIIECSDAAHGLGGQIISDGGCIVSGDIAKAFGGGSDFVMLGGMLAGHDECEGQIIEENHKQYMIFYGMSSKSAMDRYIGGVARYKAAEGKSVKLLFRGTVDKTIRDILGGLRSTCTYVGASSLKELTKRTTFIKVTEQENQVFNDEEI, from the coding sequence ATGCGTATTGAAGAAGATGTTAAATTAGGATTTAAAGATGTTCTTATACGTCCAAAACGTTCGACATTAAAAAGTAGATCTCAAGTTGATTTAACTCGCAATTTTACATTTAAAAATTCCGGAAAAGTTTGGACAGGGATTCCTTTAATAGCTTCTAATATGGATACTGTAGGAACTTTTCGTATGGTTCGAGTATTATCATCTTTTCATGTTTTGACTGCAGTGCATAAATATTATTCGTATACACATTGGAAAAACTTTGTTTGTAGCATTTCTGAAACTTTATTAAAATATGTCGTTGTTTCTACCGGAATGTCAGAAAATGATTTTATAAAGTTAAAAAAAATTTTTTCTTTATCATCTAAATTGCAATATATTTGTATAGATGTTGCTAATGGATATACTGAGCAGTTTGTTGCTTTTTTAAAGAGAGTTAGAGAATATTTTTCAGATAAAATTATTTGTGCAGGAAATGTAGTTACTGGAGAAATGGTAGAAGAACTAATTTTATCTGGTGCTGATATAGTTAAAGTAGGTATTGGTTCTGGATCTGTTTGTACTACTCGCGTAAAAACTGCAATAGGATATCCACAATTGTCCGCTATTATTGAATGTTCGGACGCTGCTCATGGATTAGGTGGACAAATTATAAGTGATGGAGGTTGTATTGTATCAGGAGATATAGCGAAAGCATTTGGAGGAGGATCAGATTTTGTAATGTTAGGAGGAATGTTGGCGGGACATGATGAATGTGAAGGACAAATCATCGAAGAAAACCATAAACAATATATGATTTTTTATGGTATGAGTTCTAAATCTGCTATGGATCGTTATATTGGTGGCGTAGCTAGATATAAAGCTGCAGAGGGGAAATCAGTAAAATTATTGTTTCGTGGTACGGTTGATAAAACTATACGTGATATTTTAGGAGGACTTCGTTCTACATGTACTTACGTAGGCGCTTCAAGTTTAAAAGAGTTAACAAAAAGAACAACATTTATTAAAGTAACTGAACAAGAAAACCAAGTATTTAATGATGAAGAGATATAA
- the aceE gene encoding pyruvate dehydrogenase (acetyl-transferring), homodimeric type, with protein MKTLLFNDVDPIETDDWIKGIESVIREEGVERASFIVNAIVERLGKENVKILKNEIISDYINTISDLEEPTYPGNLFLEYKIYSVIRWNAIMIVLRASRKELDLGGHLSSFQSAAAIYEVCFNHFFRARNEKYGGDLVYFQGHVSPGIYSRAFVEGRIDEEQLDNFRQEVNGNGLPSYPHPKCMPNFWQFPTVSMGLGPLCAIYQAKFLKYLHNRNLKNTFNRKVYAFLGDGEMDEPESKGAISIAVREQLDNLIFVVNCNLQRLDGPVIGNGKVINELESIFKGSGWEVIKVIWGSEWDELLKKDSSGKLIQLMNETLDGDYQTFKSKNGAYVRKHFFGKYKETVSLVEDMTDEQIWSLNRGGHDFKKIYAAFRKANAISGKPVIILMHTVKGYGLGNIAEGKNIAHQLKKIDERDIRYIRDKFCISVEDKDLSSLPYVSFKIDSEEYKYLHNRRRELGGYIPYRSSRFTENLKLPQLSDFQTLLIEQNKKISTTIAFVRILNIILRNPFIKKKIVPIIADEARTFGMEGLFRQIGIYNANGQKYTPQDQEQLAYYKEDKQGQILQEGISELGAFSSWLAAATSYSTNNFPMIPFYIYYSIFGFQRIGDMCWAAGDQQARGFLIGGTSGRTTLNGEGLQHGDGHSHIQALTIPNCISYNPAYSYELAVIIHDGLHRMYGNLQENIYYYITTLNENYKMPAMPVGSEEGIRKGIYKLKSLGKTKIKIQLLGSGSILKCVFKAASILFKQYNVSSDIYSVTSFTELARNGQDCERWNLLNPTNKNKKIPYITKVMNSFPAIAVTDYMKLFAEQVRAYIPGVSYHVLGTDGFGRSDSRKNLRRYFEIDEFYIVVAALVELSKSNYFDKNIVNDAINRFNIDKTKVNPRLE; from the coding sequence ATGAAAACATTATTGTTTAATGACGTAGATCCTATTGAAACAGATGATTGGATAAAAGGAATTGAATCAGTTATTCGAGAAGAAGGTGTTGAGCGAGCAAGTTTTATTGTTAATGCTATTGTTGAGAGATTAGGAAAAGAAAATGTAAAAATTTTAAAAAATGAGATAATTAGTGATTATATCAATACTATATCTGATTTAGAAGAACCAACATATCCAGGAAATTTATTTTTAGAATATAAAATATATTCTGTAATAAGATGGAATGCAATAATGATTGTTCTTCGAGCTTCTAGAAAAGAATTAGATTTGGGTGGTCACTTGTCTTCTTTTCAATCAGCAGCTGCAATTTATGAAGTGTGCTTTAATCATTTTTTCCGTGCTCGAAATGAAAAATATGGCGGAGATTTAGTATATTTTCAAGGTCATGTTTCTCCAGGAATTTATTCTCGTGCATTTGTCGAAGGTCGAATTGACGAAGAGCAATTAGACAATTTTAGACAGGAAGTTAATGGAAATGGCCTTCCGTCTTATCCACATCCAAAATGTATGCCTAACTTTTGGCAATTTCCTACGGTTTCTATGGGGCTTGGCCCGTTGTGTGCTATTTATCAAGCAAAGTTTTTAAAGTATTTACACAATAGAAATTTAAAAAATACATTTAATCGAAAAGTTTATGCTTTTTTAGGAGATGGAGAAATGGATGAGCCAGAATCTAAAGGAGCAATTTCTATAGCTGTTCGAGAACAGTTAGATAATTTAATTTTTGTTGTAAATTGTAATTTGCAACGATTAGATGGTCCAGTTATAGGAAATGGAAAGGTTATTAATGAATTAGAAAGTATTTTCAAAGGTTCTGGATGGGAGGTTATTAAAGTTATTTGGGGAAGTGAATGGGACGAGTTACTAAAAAAAGACTCTTCTGGGAAATTAATACAATTAATGAATGAAACTTTAGACGGAGATTATCAAACTTTTAAATCTAAAAATGGTGCTTATGTAAGAAAACATTTTTTTGGAAAATACAAAGAAACTGTGAGTTTAGTAGAAGACATGACAGATGAACAAATTTGGAGTTTAAATAGAGGAGGTCATGATTTTAAAAAAATTTATGCAGCTTTCAGAAAAGCAAATGCTATTTCAGGAAAACCAGTGATAATATTAATGCATACTGTAAAAGGTTATGGACTGGGAAATATTGCAGAAGGCAAAAATATTGCACATCAACTTAAAAAAATAGATGAAAGAGATATTCGTTATATTCGTGATAAATTTTGCATTTCAGTAGAAGATAAAGATCTCAGTTCTTTGCCTTATGTTAGTTTTAAAATTGATAGTGAAGAATATAAATATCTTCACAATAGGAGAAGAGAGTTAGGAGGATACATTCCGTATCGTTCTTCTCGATTTACCGAAAATTTAAAATTACCACAGTTAAGCGATTTTCAGACTCTTTTAATTGAACAGAACAAAAAAATTTCTACTACTATAGCATTTGTACGTATTTTAAATATTATTTTGAGAAACCCTTTCATCAAAAAAAAAATAGTTCCTATCATTGCAGATGAAGCAAGGACGTTTGGAATGGAAGGATTATTTCGTCAAATAGGAATTTACAATGCAAATGGTCAAAAGTATACTCCTCAAGATCAAGAACAATTAGCTTATTATAAAGAAGATAAACAAGGTCAAATTTTGCAGGAAGGAATAAGCGAATTAGGTGCATTCTCTTCTTGGTTAGCAGCAGCAACATCTTATAGTACTAATAATTTTCCTATGATTCCATTCTATATTTATTATTCTATATTTGGATTTCAGAGAATAGGGGATATGTGTTGGGCAGCAGGTGATCAACAAGCTCGGGGATTTCTAATAGGAGGCACTTCAGGAAGAACTACTTTAAATGGAGAAGGATTACAACATGGAGACGGTCATAGTCATATTCAAGCATTAACTATACCTAATTGTATATCATATAATCCTGCATATTCATATGAACTTGCAGTAATTATTCATGATGGTTTACATAGAATGTATGGTAATTTGCAAGAGAATATTTATTATTATATTACTACACTTAATGAAAATTACAAAATGCCTGCTATGCCTGTAGGGTCCGAAGAAGGAATTCGAAAGGGAATTTATAAATTAAAAAGTTTAGGAAAAACTAAAATTAAAATTCAATTATTAGGATCGGGTTCTATTTTAAAATGTGTTTTCAAAGCTGCTTCAATATTGTTTAAGCAATATAATGTCAGTTCGGATATTTATAGCGTAACATCTTTTACTGAATTAGCTAGAAATGGACAAGATTGCGAACGCTGGAACTTATTAAATCCAACAAATAAGAACAAAAAGATTCCTTATATTACTAAGGTAATGAACAGTTTTCCTGCTATTGCCGTTACTGATTATATGAAACTTTTTGCGGAACAAGTGCGAGCTTATATACCTGGAGTTAGTTATCATGTGTTAGGAACAGATGGTTTTGGACGTTCTGATAGTAGAAAAAATTTGCGTAGATATTTTGAAATTGACGAATTTTATATAGTTGTTGCTGCTTTAGTTGAGTTATCTAAATCTAATTATTTTGACAAAAATATTGTCAATGATGCTATTAATCGGTTTAACATTGATAAAACTAAAGTAAATCCAAGACTAGAATAG
- a CDS encoding 2-oxo acid dehydrogenase subunit E2, whose translation MDIEIRIPDLGTDVLEVVEILVKIGDFVKKDDSLITVEGQKTSLEVPSTHSGMIKSILVTIGQQVKTGSSIVILEKYERDNELKIDNSFHLKSLDSGLKVSNCNEMFLNKNSNNLTSLVHATPTIRRLARQLNINLGKVKGSGRKGRIVQEDIISYANKILKRESDNVISENKTKDCVNFSNKFGKLSELYLTKVQQTSGKHLSKSWSIIPHVTQFGSSDITELEKFRQKYNSKLHSENLNSKLTILIFAMKVVAQSLKIFPKFNSILCPDTNSRLILNQSINIGIAIDTENGLLVPVINDVDKKNLSTLSTELSLLSKKAKLGKLTLANTVGGGFTISNLGGIGGAQFTPIINCPEVAILGMSKALIQPFWDGKEFKPRLILPLSLSYDHRVVDGVEAVRFINFISTVLSDIRLLII comes from the coding sequence ATGGATATTGAGATTCGAATTCCCGATCTTGGAACAGATGTCTTAGAAGTAGTAGAAATATTAGTAAAAATAGGGGATTTCGTAAAGAAAGATGACTCTTTAATTACTGTTGAAGGACAGAAGACGTCGTTAGAAGTTCCTTCAACACATTCTGGAATGATAAAATCTATTTTGGTTACAATAGGACAACAAGTAAAAACTGGTTCTTCTATTGTTATACTTGAAAAATATGAAAGAGACAATGAATTAAAAATAGATAATTCTTTTCATTTAAAATCTTTAGATTCTGGATTGAAAGTTAGTAACTGTAATGAGATGTTTTTGAACAAAAATAGTAATAATTTGACAAGTTTAGTTCATGCAACTCCTACTATTCGCAGATTAGCTAGACAATTGAACATTAATTTAGGAAAAGTTAAAGGCAGTGGTAGAAAAGGTCGAATTGTTCAGGAAGATATTATATCATATGCAAATAAAATATTAAAAAGAGAGTCAGACAATGTCATTTCAGAAAATAAAACTAAAGATTGTGTTAATTTTTCTAACAAATTTGGAAAATTGTCTGAGTTGTATTTAACAAAAGTTCAACAGACTTCCGGAAAACATTTGTCTAAAAGTTGGTCTATAATTCCTCATGTAACACAATTTGGAAGCTCGGATATTACGGAGTTAGAAAAGTTTCGTCAAAAATACAATTCTAAACTACATAGTGAAAACTTGAATTCCAAGTTAACTATTTTAATTTTTGCAATGAAAGTAGTAGCACAATCATTAAAAATTTTTCCTAAATTTAATAGTATTTTGTGTCCTGATACTAATAGTAGATTAATATTAAATCAAAGTATTAATATAGGTATTGCAATAGATACTGAAAACGGGCTATTAGTACCTGTTATTAATGATGTTGATAAAAAAAATTTATCCACGTTGTCTACTGAATTAAGTTTATTATCGAAAAAAGCAAAATTAGGAAAATTAACTTTAGCTAATACAGTTGGTGGGGGTTTTACAATTTCAAATTTAGGTGGAATTGGTGGAGCACAGTTTACGCCTATTATAAATTGTCCAGAAGTAGCAATTCTTGGAATGTCTAAGGCTTTAATACAACCGTTTTGGGATGGTAAAGAATTTAAACCACGTTTGATATTACCATTATCTTTATCATATGACCATCGTGTTGTAGATGGAGTAGAAGCTGTGCGATTTATTAATTTTATTAGTACAGTTTTGTCAGATATTAGGTTGTTGATAATTTAA
- the secA gene encoding preprotein translocase subunit SecA: MIIKFFSKLFGNHNNRMLKKIQKIIEKINSLESRFEKLSERELRNKTKFFKVCLKNGYSLDSLLPESFAIVREASKRICGMRHFDVQLLGGIVLHYRCIAEMRTGEGKTLMATLPAYLNAIEGKGVHIVTMNDYLAKRDAENNSELFNFLGLTVGVNISGMSSEDKRRAYHSDITYGTNNEYGFDYLKDNMIFDSKDRVQRGLNFALIDEVDSILIDEARTPLVISGSLEENSELHFKVNKIVSMLKVQEKEDSDDFVGTGHFYIDEKQRQVHLTERGLIEIEKWLIKENFIKMKQSLYLSDNIMFMHYIIAALRAHNLFFKNVDYIIKNKTIVIVDEHTGRTMEGKRWSDGLHQAIEAKENVKIRSESQTLASITFQNYFRLYNKLSGMTGTAITEASELKSIYNLNTIVIPTNCPMIRNDMPDLVYMTELEKFDAIIKDIQKCIKRRQPVLVGTVSIEKSELISDRLNKMGIKHNVLNAKFHSQEADIIAQAGKLGAVTIATNMAGRGTDIVLGGKLLLNLSNKKKFTKSKIENFKKKWQIEHDLVLKSGGLHIIGTERHESRRIDNQLRGRSGRQGDIGSSRFYLSMEDPLIRVFSSDRIIRIMKTLGMKHGEAITHSFVNKAISNAQKKVENRNFEIRKQLLEYDDVANEQRRVIYCQRNCIIDANDISSIIKKIFNDIFTNLINKYIKKNSLKETWKVLELESCLYKDFNLLCPISQWLNCNNTICAQELTAKILKYFNTYYQNKSKTIGLENMRKLEKSIMIETFDMFWKEHLFSMEYLRQGIHLRGYAQKNPKQEYKRESFVMFKSMIECLKYEVVSILFKLNFYSKD, encoded by the coding sequence ATGATAATTAAATTTTTTAGTAAATTATTTGGTAATCATAATAATCGAATGTTGAAAAAAATTCAAAAAATAATAGAAAAAATTAATAGTTTAGAAAGTAGATTTGAAAAATTGTCAGAGCGAGAACTGCGAAATAAAACTAAATTTTTCAAAGTTTGTCTAAAGAATGGGTATTCTTTAGATAGTTTGTTGCCTGAATCATTCGCGATAGTAAGAGAAGCAAGTAAGCGTATTTGTGGGATGAGACATTTTGATGTTCAACTGTTGGGAGGAATAGTTTTACATTATCGATGTATTGCAGAAATGAGAACTGGTGAAGGTAAAACTTTAATGGCAACGCTTCCTGCTTATTTAAATGCTATAGAAGGAAAAGGTGTCCATATTGTTACTATGAATGATTATCTTGCTAAACGTGATGCAGAAAATAATTCAGAATTATTTAATTTTCTTGGATTGACTGTTGGTGTAAATATTTCGGGAATGTCTTCTGAAGATAAACGGAGAGCATATCATTCTGATATAACATATGGTACTAATAATGAATATGGATTTGATTATCTGAAAGATAATATGATTTTTGATTCAAAAGATCGAGTTCAAAGAGGTTTAAATTTCGCATTAATTGACGAAGTAGATTCAATTTTAATAGATGAAGCGAGAACACCATTAGTAATTTCTGGATCTTTAGAGGAAAACTCAGAATTACATTTTAAAGTTAATAAAATTGTATCTATGTTAAAAGTACAAGAAAAGGAAGATTCGGATGATTTTGTTGGAACAGGGCATTTTTATATTGATGAGAAGCAACGTCAAGTACATTTGACAGAAAGAGGTTTAATAGAAATTGAAAAATGGTTAATTAAAGAAAATTTCATAAAAATGAAACAATCGTTATATTTATCAGATAATATTATGTTCATGCATTATATTATAGCAGCTTTACGTGCTCACAACTTATTTTTTAAAAATGTAGACTATATTATTAAAAATAAAACTATAGTTATTGTTGATGAACACACTGGTCGGACTATGGAAGGAAAGAGGTGGTCAGATGGTTTACATCAAGCAATAGAAGCTAAGGAGAATGTTAAAATTAGAAGTGAAAGTCAAACGTTAGCGTCAATAACTTTTCAAAACTATTTTCGATTATATAACAAATTATCTGGAATGACTGGTACTGCGATAACAGAGGCTTCAGAATTAAAATCTATTTATAATTTAAACACAATTGTTATACCAACCAATTGTCCTATGATACGAAATGATATGCCTGATTTAGTGTATATGACGGAGTTAGAAAAATTCGATGCGATTATTAAAGATATTCAAAAATGTATTAAGCGTCGTCAACCAGTATTGGTAGGTACAGTTTCTATCGAAAAATCTGAGTTAATTTCTGATCGTCTGAATAAAATGGGTATTAAACATAATGTTTTAAATGCAAAATTTCATTCTCAAGAAGCTGATATTATTGCTCAAGCTGGGAAATTAGGTGCAGTTACTATTGCTACAAACATGGCTGGACGAGGTACTGACATAGTATTAGGTGGAAAATTATTATTAAATCTATCTAATAAAAAGAAATTTACTAAAAGTAAAATAGAAAATTTTAAAAAAAAATGGCAAATAGAGCATGATCTTGTTTTGAAATCTGGTGGATTACATATAATAGGAACAGAAAGGCATGAATCTAGACGCATCGATAATCAATTAAGAGGTCGATCCGGTCGTCAAGGTGACATTGGTTCATCTCGATTTTATTTATCGATGGAAGATCCTTTAATTAGAGTCTTTTCTTCCGATCGTATTATAAGAATCATGAAAACTCTAGGAATGAAACATGGTGAGGCTATTACTCATTCTTTTGTTAACAAAGCTATTTCTAATGCTCAAAAGAAAGTAGAAAATCGAAATTTTGAAATTCGTAAACAATTATTAGAATATGATGATGTTGCGAATGAACAGAGACGTGTTATTTATTGTCAGAGAAATTGTATTATTGACGCAAACGATATTAGTAGTATTATTAAAAAAATTTTTAATGACATTTTTACTAATCTTATTAACAAGTATATAAAAAAGAATTCGTTAAAAGAAACTTGGAAAGTGCTTGAATTAGAATCTTGTTTATATAAAGATTTCAATTTATTGTGTCCAATTTCTCAATGGTTAAATTGTAATAATACAATTTGTGCACAAGAATTAACTGCAAAAATTTTAAAATATTTTAATACGTATTATCAAAATAAGAGTAAAACTATTGGATTAGAAAACATGAGGAAATTAGAAAAGTCAATTATGATTGAAACATTTGATATGTTTTGGAAAGAGCATTTGTTTTCTATGGAATATTTGCGTCAAGGTATTCATTTAAGAGGATATGCACAAAAAAATCCAAAACAAGAATATAAAAGAGAATCTTTTGTTATGTTTAAATCTATGATCGAATGTTTGAAATATGAAGTTGTTTCTATTTTATTTAAACTGAATTTTTATTCAAAAGATTGA